The genomic stretch GGCTGCATACACTCTTCAAGAGTTTCTCACCGTTAAATCTGACGATGTTGTGGGAAGGACCAGAATATTCGATTCGATTGCAAAGGGTGATAAGAGATTCGAACCCGGTCTACCTGAGTCGTTTAAGGTTCTCCAAAAGGAACTACAGGCTTTATCACTGGATGTCGAGCTTATGGAGGATATTGTTGAAACTTAATCAGTATATGTAAAAAAACTTACGTGGGAGGTAGGAAATAATTGGATATTGAAAACCTATTTGAGAAACCAAAAAATCCTTCGGAATACAGGGCTGTAAAGATTTCAATTGCATCGCCGGAGAAAATTAAGGAATGGTCTTCCGGTGAAGTCAGAAAGCCCGAAACGATAAATTACAGGACTTTCAAGCCGGAAAGGAGTGGGCTCTTCTGTGCAAAGATCTTTGGGCCCGTGAAGGATTACGAATGTCTTTGCGGAAAGTACAAGAGATTAAAACACAGGGGGCACACGTGCGAAAAGTGTGGTGTTGAAGTCATATCGAGCAAGGTCAGGCGTGAACGAATGGGACACATAGAACTCTCTTCGCCTGTCGCCCACATTTGGTTTCTCAGGAGCATACCGAGCAGAATAGGGATGCTATTAGATATGACTCTTAAGGAGTTGGAGAAGGTTCTTTACTATGAGGCATATGTAGTTCTTGATCCAGGTAATGCTACCCTAAAATTTGGTGAGGTTCTCAGTGAGGATAAATACAGAAGACTTTTAGAGGAATTCGGTCCAAGTTTTAAGGTTGGAATGGGTGCGGAAACGATAAGGGAAATGCTGAAAAAGATTGATCTTGTTGAACTTTCTGAGCAGCTAAAGGCAGAATTAATGAGCGTAACGTCTCCTATAAAGCGGGCTAGAATAGCGAAGAGGCAAAGAATTGTTGAAGCCTTTAGACAATCCAAAAACAAGCCGGAGTGGATGATTCTCACCAGAATTCCGATACTTCCACCAGATTTAAGACCTCTGGTACCTCTTGACGGTGGGAGATTTGCTACATCTGATTTAAATGATCTATACAGGAGAGTCATAAATCGAAACAATCGTCTAAAGAAATTACTTGAGCTTGGAGCCCCAGATATCATTGTGAGAAACGAGAAAAGGATGCTCCAGGAGTCGGTTGATGCATTATTTGAGAACGGTCGCCGGGGGAGGCCTGTTCTGGGTCATAACCATCGTCCTCTGAAGAGCCTAAGTGACATTATAAAAGGAAAACAGGGAAGATTTAGGCAAAATTTACTCGGGAAGAGAGTGGATTATTCTGGTCGTTCAGTGATTACGGTCGGACCGGACTTAAAGCTGCATCAATGTGGTCTTCCCAAGCAGATGGCCTTAGAGCTTTTCAGACCATTTATCTATCAGAAACTCGAAAAATGGGCAGCTGCTTCGACTATAAAGATTTCAAAGAAATTAGTTGAGCAAGAGTCACCTATCGTGTGGGATGCCTTGGATGAAGTTATTAAGGAGCACCCTATTTTGCTCAATCGCGCACCCACACTTCACAGGTTGAGCATTCAGGCATTCGAACCCATTCTGATTGAGGATCTCGCTATACAGATTCATCCCCTCGTGTGTCCTGCTTATAATGCTGATTTTGACGGCGACCAGATGGCTGTTCACGTACCACTTTCCATAGAGGCGCAAACTGAATGCAGGACACTCGTAATGTCAACGAATAACATCCTTTCACCTGCGCATGGAAAACCGATAATACTTCCTACCCAAGATATAGTTCTAGGTGTCTATTATATGACTAGAGAAATGGTGAATGACAAAGGTGAAGGCAAGATATTCTCTAGTATTGAAGAGGTTAGGATGGCCTATGACTCGGGCGAAATAGGACTCCATGCAAGGGTAAAGGTCCGGATTGATGAGACCATGCATGATACTACTGTGGGAAGAGTGCTTCTCTATGAAATAATGCCCAGGGTAATACCATTTGATCTTGTAAATAAGGTTATGACAAAACGCGCTATCGAGGAATTGATTGACGGATGCTTTAGGGTTGCAGGAGGTAAGAGCACCGTGCTTCTTGCTGACCGACTGCGTACATTAGGCTTTCAGTATTCTACCAAAGCGGGTATCTCAATCTCGATAGATGATATGAAGATACCTATTAAGAAGAAGATCCTTCTAGACAAGGCTTATGAAGAGGTTGTTAAAGTGCAAAATCAGTACTCGCAGGGATTAATCACGGACGGCGAGAGATATAACAAGGTAATAGATATTTGGGCCAAGACGAGCGACGAGGTCGCGCAAGAGATGATGGATGAACTATCACTCGATGTTTTAAAGGATGGCAAAAACAAAGATACAAAGGTCCCAAGCTACAATCCTATATACATGATGATAGATTCAGGCGCAAGGGGAAGTCAAACCCAGGTTCGTCAGCTGGCTGGGATGAGGGGACTGATGGCAAAGCCTTCCGGTGAAATAATCGAAACACCAATCACATCAAATTTCAGGGAGGGATTGACGGTACTTCAATACTTCATCTCAACCCATGGAGCAAGAAAGGGTCTTGCTGACACGGCTCTCAAGACTGCAAATGCTGGTTACCTTACGAGGAGGCTAATTGATGCCGCACAAGAAGTAATGGTCACCGAATACGATTGTGGGACAAACGAAGGTATAACTGTTGGCGATCTTATAGAGGGAGGTGAAATTATTGATAGGGTTAGCGAAAGGATATTAGGCCGTGTTGCCGTTGAAGATATCAAGGATCCAGTAACCGGTGAAGTAATTGTAAGAAGTAATGATGAGATAGATGAACATGCCGCTAAGAGGATAGATGAGACAGGAAGCATAACTGAGGTGAAGATCAGATCGGTCTTAACTTGTGAGTCTCGGCATGGCGTTTGTATCTTATGTTACGGAAGGAATCTTTCCGCAGGCACGCTTGTGAACATAGGGGAAGCTGTAGGCATCGTAGCCGCACAATCGATTGGAGAGCCGGGAACGCAGCTTACTATGAGAACCTTTCATATAGGAGGAGCTGCCAGCCAGAGGGCTGCCGAGAGTACCCTTGAGAGTCAACACGAAGGAATCGTCAAGCTATATGGAGTGAGAACGGTCAAGAATAAGGAAGACAAACTAGTCGTAATAAATCGGACTGGGATTTTAGCCATAGTTGATGAGAAGGGATATGAGCGCGAACGATATCCATTAGTTCTGGGTGCAAGGTTGGGTATTGATGAAGGTAAGAAGGTGAAAGCGGGGGCACTCTTAGCAGAATGGGATCCATACACTACTCCGTTTATTTCCGAGATTACAGGTAAAGTAAGTTTCCAGGACCTTGAACAGGGGATCTCCCTGAAAGAGCAGGTCGACGAGGTTACGGGTATATATAAGAAGGTTGTTATTGAATCAAAAAGTCCCGACCTGCATCCCGCCCTGGTTGTAACGGATAGTGGTGGGAAACAGGTTCAATATTCGGTTCCGATAGGAGCTATTATTGAAAAGAATGAGGGAGATCTGATTTACGCCGGAGATATCGTCGCGAAGATCCCTAGGGCAACAGCAAAGACAAAAGACATAACTGGCGGGCTTCCTAGAGTCGCGGAACTTTTCGAGGCAAGAATCCCTAAGGACCCCGCAGTCGTAAGTGAAATAGACGGGATTGTATCTTTTGGGAAGGATCTCAAAGGTAAGAGGAGGTTAGTGGTAACACCTGATATTGGAGAAGCCAAGGAGTATCTCTCTCCTCGGGGAAAACATGTACTGGTTAGAGATGGCGAAAGGGTTTCCTCGGGAGATCAACTTGTGGATGGCGCCGTAAATCCGCATGATATTCTCAGAATCCGTGGAGAAAAGGCACTTGCCAGATACCTTGTAGATGAAATCCAAGAGGTATATAGATTGCAGGGGGTTAAGATAAATGATAAACATATTGAGGCCATTGTAAGACAGATGCTAAAGAGGGTGAGGATTAAAGATCCGGGTGAGACATCTTTTCTTATGGGTGAGGCGGTGTCAAAACAGGAGTTCTTTGAGGAAAACGAAAGGGTGGTTTCTCAGGACGGAAATCCGGCGTCGGCTGAGCCACTACTATTAGGTATAACAAGGGCTTCCCTCAGCACGAGTAGCTGGCTTTCCGCAGCGTCATTTCAGGAGACGACTAGGGTTCTTACCGAAGCAGCCTGCGAGGGAAAGGAGGATCAATTGAGGGGACTCAAGGAAAATGTAATCATGGGCAGATTGATTCCCGCAGGTACGGGTCTTCCAATGTACAGATATATTGATGTCGAGGTGCCAGTTCCGGAAATTCCCGTGCCAATCCCGGTCGAAGAAGAAATTACCTGATTATGTTTAAATGACATTCAGGATTAGGTTGGCAGTTTTAAAGGCTTAATAGCTTGCTAGTCCTGGTATATCAATTCCTGTTGCTTTTTCAGTATGAATGATAAGACCAAATTGATTCTTCAAAAAACCTATGATCCTAGGGTCGTAGAAGAGAAATGGTATATTTTCTGGACAGAAAAGGGTTATTTTACAGCATCCACAAAGTCTAAAAAAAAACCTTTCACTATTGTTATCCCACCTCCTAATATTACAGGCTCACTGCATATTGGGCACGCCCTAAACAACACACTTCAGGACATTTTAGTACGCTACAAGAGAATGAAGGGGTATGAAGCTCTCTGGGTGCCTGGAACGGATCATGCCGGGATAGCAACTCAAACAGTTGTAGAACGGGAGCTGATGAAAGACGGAATAAAGCGAAGTGATATGGATCGGGAAGAGTTTGTAAATAAGGTTTGGAGGTGGAAAGAACAATATGGTAAGAGGATAGTCCAACAATTAAAAAGGTTAGGTGCTTCTTGTGATTGGTCAAGAGAAAGGTTTACGATGGACGAAGGGTTTTCACTTGCAGTCAGAGAGGTGTTTGTGAGGCTTTATGATGAGGGTCTTATTTACAGAGGTAATTATCTTGTAAACTGGTGTCCGAGGTGTGAGACCGCACTTTCTGATTTGGAGGTTATAAGAGAGAATACAAATGGGAAGCTTTATTATATCAAATACCCATTCGTACTCGATGACAAAAACAAAAGAGAAGAGGGCTACATAGTTGTAGCTACTACGAGGCCGGAAACAATGATGGGTGATACAGCTGTCGCGGTCAACCCAAGGGATGAGCGGTATAAGGGGACGGTAGGGAAAGAGATAAGACTACCTGTAGTTAATCGTCTTATCCCGGTGATTGCCGATGAGGGTGTTGATATTGAGATGGGTACCGGCGCCTTGAAAATAACTCCTGCGCATGATTTTGCCGATTTTGAAATTGGGAACAAACACAATCTTCCAAGGATACAGGTTATAGACTTTAGGGGCGTTATGAATGAAAACGCTGGAAAATATAGGGGGCTGGATAGGTTTGATTGCAGGAAAAGCATAATAGAAGATTTTGAGAAGGAAGGTTTACTTCAGAGGGTTGAGGATTATTTAATCCAGCTGGGAAAATGCTACAGGTGTGGAACCGTGGTTGAGCCCATGCTATCCCTGCAGTGGTTCGTTAGGACAAAGTCACTGGCAGACCCAGCAGTGGCCGCGGTTGAAGAAGGGAGGACAAAAATTATTCCGGAGGGTTGGAATAACACGTATTTTGAATGGATGCGAAATATCAGGGACTGGTGCATATCAAGACAGATCTGGTGGGGTCACAGAATCCCTGCCTGGTTCTGCAAGCGCTGTGATGAGATAACCGTGTCGGTGAATGAACCGGCACACTGTGGTAAATGCGAATCAACGGATTTACAACAGGAAGAAGATGTACTCGATACATGGTTCAGTTCCAGTCTCTGGCCTTTTGCGGTTTTGGGCTGGCCACAGCAAACGGAAGAACTTCAGATTTTTTATCCTACAACTGTACTTGTCACGAGTTTTGATATTCTTTTCTTCTGGGTTGCGAGGATGATGATGATGGGGATAAGGTTTATGGGCGACGTTCCATTCAGGGATGTTTATATTCACGCCCTTGTTAGGGATGAAAAGGGTGAAAAGATGAGCAAGACAAAGGGAAACGTAATCGACCCTTTGGAAATAATGGATGATTT from Thermodesulfobacteriota bacterium encodes the following:
- the rpoC gene encoding DNA-directed RNA polymerase subunit beta', whose amino-acid sequence is MDIENLFEKPKNPSEYRAVKISIASPEKIKEWSSGEVRKPETINYRTFKPERSGLFCAKIFGPVKDYECLCGKYKRLKHRGHTCEKCGVEVISSKVRRERMGHIELSSPVAHIWFLRSIPSRIGMLLDMTLKELEKVLYYEAYVVLDPGNATLKFGEVLSEDKYRRLLEEFGPSFKVGMGAETIREMLKKIDLVELSEQLKAELMSVTSPIKRARIAKRQRIVEAFRQSKNKPEWMILTRIPILPPDLRPLVPLDGGRFATSDLNDLYRRVINRNNRLKKLLELGAPDIIVRNEKRMLQESVDALFENGRRGRPVLGHNHRPLKSLSDIIKGKQGRFRQNLLGKRVDYSGRSVITVGPDLKLHQCGLPKQMALELFRPFIYQKLEKWAAASTIKISKKLVEQESPIVWDALDEVIKEHPILLNRAPTLHRLSIQAFEPILIEDLAIQIHPLVCPAYNADFDGDQMAVHVPLSIEAQTECRTLVMSTNNILSPAHGKPIILPTQDIVLGVYYMTREMVNDKGEGKIFSSIEEVRMAYDSGEIGLHARVKVRIDETMHDTTVGRVLLYEIMPRVIPFDLVNKVMTKRAIEELIDGCFRVAGGKSTVLLADRLRTLGFQYSTKAGISISIDDMKIPIKKKILLDKAYEEVVKVQNQYSQGLITDGERYNKVIDIWAKTSDEVAQEMMDELSLDVLKDGKNKDTKVPSYNPIYMMIDSGARGSQTQVRQLAGMRGLMAKPSGEIIETPITSNFREGLTVLQYFISTHGARKGLADTALKTANAGYLTRRLIDAAQEVMVTEYDCGTNEGITVGDLIEGGEIIDRVSERILGRVAVEDIKDPVTGEVIVRSNDEIDEHAAKRIDETGSITEVKIRSVLTCESRHGVCILCYGRNLSAGTLVNIGEAVGIVAAQSIGEPGTQLTMRTFHIGGAASQRAAESTLESQHEGIVKLYGVRTVKNKEDKLVVINRTGILAIVDEKGYERERYPLVLGARLGIDEGKKVKAGALLAEWDPYTTPFISEITGKVSFQDLEQGISLKEQVDEVTGIYKKVVIESKSPDLHPALVVTDSGGKQVQYSVPIGAIIEKNEGDLIYAGDIVAKIPRATAKTKDITGGLPRVAELFEARIPKDPAVVSEIDGIVSFGKDLKGKRRLVVTPDIGEAKEYLSPRGKHVLVRDGERVSSGDQLVDGAVNPHDILRIRGEKALARYLVDEIQEVYRLQGVKINDKHIEAIVRQMLKRVRIKDPGETSFLMGEAVSKQEFFEENERVVSQDGNPASAEPLLLGITRASLSTSSWLSAASFQETTRVLTEAACEGKEDQLRGLKENVIMGRLIPAGTGLPMYRYIDVEVPVPEIPVPIPVEEEIT
- a CDS encoding valine--tRNA ligase; protein product: MNDKTKLILQKTYDPRVVEEKWYIFWTEKGYFTASTKSKKKPFTIVIPPPNITGSLHIGHALNNTLQDILVRYKRMKGYEALWVPGTDHAGIATQTVVERELMKDGIKRSDMDREEFVNKVWRWKEQYGKRIVQQLKRLGASCDWSRERFTMDEGFSLAVREVFVRLYDEGLIYRGNYLVNWCPRCETALSDLEVIRENTNGKLYYIKYPFVLDDKNKREEGYIVVATTRPETMMGDTAVAVNPRDERYKGTVGKEIRLPVVNRLIPVIADEGVDIEMGTGALKITPAHDFADFEIGNKHNLPRIQVIDFRGVMNENAGKYRGLDRFDCRKSIIEDFEKEGLLQRVEDYLIQLGKCYRCGTVVEPMLSLQWFVRTKSLADPAVAAVEEGRTKIIPEGWNNTYFEWMRNIRDWCISRQIWWGHRIPAWFCKRCDEITVSVNEPAHCGKCESTDLQQEEDVLDTWFSSSLWPFAVLGWPQQTEELQIFYPTTVLVTSFDILFFWVARMMMMGIRFMGDVPFRDVYIHALVRDEKGEKMSKTKGNVIDPLEIMDDLGADALRFSLTALASQGRDIRLSRPVIEGYRNFMNKIWNASRFVLMNLDHEETNRWSVSTFDTNLSIPDKWIITKLNMTIEEIEDSFDHYEFDKASRIIYQFVWGDFCDWYIEIVKPALYGNNKEAKRRVQVILVNVLSSALQILSPIAPFITEEIYEKLREFGFNLKTPEGNDAESIAISSYPGFNRDYIREEAYREIEFVKELIVAIRNLRAVVGLHPMDKVKVFLRPGNETILERVKRNNEIIIKLAGASSLEFSKNGKPAKSVAQVMDGIEVFLPVEGLINVEKEIGRVMREIEKVRRDINTSRNKLSNSNFLDRAPEEVVEKEREKFEELSIKRQKMEEVLKKLSEIG